A window of the Oryzias melastigma strain HK-1 linkage group LG11, ASM292280v2, whole genome shotgun sequence genome harbors these coding sequences:
- the pkib gene encoding cAMP-dependent protein kinase inhibitor beta isoform X2, with translation MTEVEPVLDFASSGRSGRRNALPDILGSPAGVNPGDLPLKLAELSLKDGPGGVQSPTAEEPPAPPEGSEETGGS, from the exons ATGACAGAAGTGGAGCCCGTGCTGGATTTCGCCTCCTCGGGACGCTCTGGGAGGAGGAACGCTCTGCCGGACATCCTGGGGTCTCCGGCCGGTGTGAACCCCGGAGACCTCCCCCTGAAACTGGCTGAGCTTTCCCTCAAAG ATGGTCCGGGAGGAGTTCAGTCTCCCACGGCAGAGGAGCCTCCGGCACCGCCGGAGGGCTCGGAGGAGACCGGGGGGTCGTAA